The following proteins are encoded in a genomic region of Hymenobacter siberiensis:
- a CDS encoding O-antigen ligase family protein, with protein sequence MQHYLSGRLSQYLLLLACLAGIAGLLASRALIAIAPIVGVVAALTNPQLRHAILGYFRNGAAMRAAAVVVFLLVSGLYTTDLLVWRHELFRDLTWLAVPLAFTLAVPLTRGQRLAVGSGFVLSVAAVGLITLAQYWQDPTAANEDILLGRNMPVATHIFHITFGVMLALGAFWGMMLRRHELARPWLRAALLGAAAVAALTLHVLAYRTGLLVFYAALLAVVVRLLMRRNLVLGLALLVLLMVGPWAAYRGLESVRKRVDSSLWDVRQFTNEHDINETSLSRRLVAIETARQVIAQHWLVGVAPADARAAMMHQYDWQGFGLRTENRIEVHNQFLQAMVGGGVLGLTLLLALMFWPLTRPWARRQPAIGLFLLVQAASMLVDAPLDLQLGLNLFVFGYGFLIVAGERQATQELAA encoded by the coding sequence GTGCAGCATTATTTATCCGGCCGGCTTTCGCAGTATCTGCTGCTGCTGGCTTGTCTGGCGGGCATTGCGGGCCTGCTGGCTTCGCGGGCGCTCATTGCCATTGCGCCCATCGTGGGCGTGGTGGCAGCCCTGACCAACCCGCAGCTGCGGCACGCCATTCTGGGGTATTTCCGTAATGGGGCAGCGATGCGGGCGGCAGCCGTGGTAGTTTTTCTGCTGGTTAGTGGCTTATATACCACTGATTTGCTGGTGTGGCGGCACGAATTATTCCGCGACCTGACCTGGCTGGCGGTGCCGCTGGCCTTCACGCTGGCCGTGCCCCTCACGCGGGGGCAGCGCCTGGCGGTGGGCAGCGGGTTTGTGCTGAGCGTGGCCGCCGTGGGACTAATTACCCTGGCACAATACTGGCAAGACCCCACGGCGGCCAACGAGGATATCCTTTTGGGTCGGAACATGCCGGTAGCCACCCACATTTTTCATATCACCTTCGGGGTGATGCTGGCCCTGGGGGCCTTCTGGGGCATGATGCTGCGGCGGCACGAGCTGGCGCGCCCGTGGCTGCGGGCGGCCCTGCTGGGGGCGGCAGCCGTGGCGGCGCTCACGCTGCACGTACTGGCATACCGCACCGGGCTGCTGGTGTTTTACGCGGCCCTGCTGGCGGTGGTGGTGCGCCTGCTCATGCGCCGTAATCTGGTGCTGGGCCTGGCGCTGCTCGTGCTGTTGATGGTGGGCCCATGGGCGGCCTATCGGGGGCTCGAATCGGTGCGCAAACGGGTAGATTCGTCCTTATGGGACGTGAGGCAGTTCACGAATGAGCATGACATCAACGAAACTTCCCTGTCACGGCGTTTGGTCGCCATCGAAACCGCCCGGCAGGTCATTGCCCAGCATTGGCTGGTGGGCGTAGCCCCGGCCGATGCCCGGGCGGCCATGATGCACCAGTACGACTGGCAGGGATTTGGCCTGCGAACCGAAAACCGCATTGAGGTGCACAACCAGTTCCTGCAGGCCATGGTGGGCGGCGGTGTGCTGGGCCTGACCCTGCTGCTGGCGCTAATGTTCTGGCCACTTACCCGGCCCTGGGCGCGGCGGCAGCCAGCCATCGGACTTTTCCTGCTGGTACAGGCCGCCAGCATGCTGGTCGATGCGCCGCTGGACCTGCAGCTGGGTCTGAACCTCTTCGTGTTCGGCTACGGCTTCCTGATAGTGGCCGGCGAGCGCCAGGCCACCCAGGAGCTGGCAGCCTAG
- a CDS encoding (Fe-S)-binding protein, whose protein sequence is MPTTVDIFIPCFVDQLYPATAMHMVRVLERVGVKANYNPNQTCCGQPAYNAGYVDQSRAVADKFLTDFAAPATDTQRYIVSPSASCVGMVRNSYTDLYTDQPGRAACQTVQGRVHELTEFLVDVLGITAIPGARLDGKYTYHDSCSGLRECHIRAQPRQLLDAVAGLERIEMAETTTCCGFGGTFAVKFEAISVAMAQQKVEYALDTGADFIVSTDVSCLMHLESYIKKEKLPLKCLHVADVLASGW, encoded by the coding sequence ATGCCGACTACCGTCGATATTTTCATCCCCTGCTTCGTCGACCAGCTTTACCCGGCCACGGCCATGCACATGGTGCGCGTGCTGGAGCGGGTGGGCGTAAAAGCCAACTACAACCCCAACCAAACCTGCTGCGGCCAGCCGGCCTACAACGCCGGCTACGTAGACCAGAGCCGGGCAGTGGCCGATAAGTTCCTGACCGATTTTGCCGCGCCGGCTACCGATACCCAGCGCTACATCGTGAGCCCGTCGGCCTCGTGCGTGGGCATGGTGCGCAACAGCTATACCGATTTGTATACGGACCAACCCGGGCGCGCCGCCTGCCAGACCGTGCAGGGCCGCGTGCACGAGCTAACCGAATTCCTGGTGGATGTGCTGGGAATCACGGCCATACCCGGGGCGCGCCTGGATGGCAAGTACACCTACCACGACTCCTGCTCAGGCCTGCGCGAGTGCCACATCCGGGCGCAGCCGCGCCAGCTGCTGGATGCCGTGGCCGGCCTGGAGCGCATTGAAATGGCCGAAACCACCACCTGCTGCGGCTTCGGTGGCACGTTTGCGGTAAAGTTTGAAGCCATTTCCGTGGCCATGGCCCAGCAGAAAGTAGAGTACGCCCTCGACACCGGGGCCGATTTCATCGTGAGCACCGACGTGAGCTGCCTCATGCACCTCGAATCCTATATTAAAAAGGAGAAGCTGCCGTTGAAGTGCCTACACGTGGCCGACGTACTGGCCAGCGGCTGGTAG